Proteins co-encoded in one Acinetobacter lwoffii genomic window:
- a CDS encoding ABC transporter ATP-binding protein: MSEINPSTAPALLRVENLRVSFKGENKEYIETVKGVSFEIPANTTVALVGESGSGKSVTSLATMGLLPAESARISEDSQIIFEGKNLLKLKTREMRKMCGKDIAMIFQEPMSSLNPVFTVGMQIAEILQLHLGMNKKQARQRTLELLKEVGIPAPETKIDAYPGQLSGGQQQRVMIAMAIACEPKLLIADEPTTALDVTIQKQILDLLESLRQRRQMSMLFITHDLALVGEIADQVIVMRHGEIREQGPVREVLDRPQDMYTKALLHCRPQLSQRPLRLPMISDFMKQDGSTWLEDIRLNTQLPQRSRGLKGGEEIILDVRDLKKSFYSRKGLFGKDEFQAVKGVSFQLAKGKTLGLVGESGSGKTTIGLLLMRLQQATGGKALFQGRDILDMSEQEFTQYQRKIQIIFQNPYASLNPRFTVGQILMEPMQIHKIGQDDAERKQMALDLLERVSLPAQAFYRYPHEFSGGQRQRIAIARCLTLKPEILICDESVSALDVSVQAQVLNLLQDLQDEFGLSYIFISHDLSVVKYISDQIMVMNHGELVEIANSDELYQSPQHEYTKRLLGAIPQGIPQSA, encoded by the coding sequence ATGTCTGAAATCAATCCAAGCACAGCACCTGCGCTACTTCGCGTAGAAAATCTGCGAGTTAGTTTTAAAGGTGAAAATAAAGAATATATTGAGACTGTAAAAGGGGTTTCTTTCGAGATTCCGGCCAATACCACAGTTGCACTGGTAGGCGAATCGGGAAGTGGCAAGTCGGTCACTTCCCTCGCCACTATGGGCCTGCTTCCGGCAGAAAGCGCACGTATTTCAGAAGATAGCCAGATCATCTTTGAAGGGAAAAACCTGCTCAAGCTTAAAACCCGTGAAATGCGCAAGATGTGCGGCAAAGACATTGCCATGATTTTTCAGGAGCCAATGTCTTCGCTAAATCCGGTATTTACGGTAGGCATGCAGATTGCAGAAATCTTGCAACTACATTTAGGCATGAATAAAAAACAGGCGCGGCAACGTACCCTGGAGCTCCTCAAAGAAGTGGGGATCCCTGCGCCAGAAACTAAAATTGATGCCTATCCGGGGCAGCTTTCCGGTGGACAGCAGCAACGGGTCATGATTGCCATGGCTATTGCCTGTGAACCGAAACTGTTGATTGCAGATGAACCGACCACCGCTCTGGATGTGACTATTCAAAAGCAGATTCTGGACTTGCTGGAATCGCTACGTCAGCGTCGCCAGATGTCGATGCTGTTTATTACCCATGATCTGGCATTGGTTGGTGAAATTGCCGATCAGGTGATTGTAATGCGCCATGGGGAAATCCGTGAACAGGGTCCGGTTCGGGAGGTGCTGGACCGGCCTCAGGACATGTATACCAAAGCCTTGTTACATTGCCGTCCACAATTGTCGCAACGTCCGTTACGTTTGCCGATGATTAGTGATTTTATGAAACAGGATGGTTCAACCTGGCTGGAAGATATCCGTCTGAATACTCAGCTTCCGCAACGTTCACGTGGGCTAAAGGGTGGAGAGGAAATTATTCTGGATGTACGGGATCTAAAGAAATCTTTTTATAGTCGTAAAGGACTGTTTGGCAAAGATGAATTTCAGGCAGTAAAAGGGGTTTCTTTCCAGCTGGCCAAAGGCAAGACCTTGGGGCTGGTCGGGGAATCCGGTTCGGGTAAAACCACCATTGGCTTGTTGCTGATGCGTCTGCAACAGGCTACGGGTGGTAAGGCACTGTTTCAGGGTCGGGACATTCTGGACATGTCGGAACAGGAGTTTACCCAGTATCAACGTAAAATCCAGATCATTTTCCAGAATCCCTATGCTTCGCTGAATCCACGTTTTACTGTTGGACAAATCCTGATGGAACCGATGCAGATTCACAAGATTGGTCAGGATGATGCTGAACGCAAACAAATGGCCTTGGACCTGCTGGAGCGGGTCAGCTTGCCTGCACAGGCTTTTTATCGTTACCCGCATGAGTTTTCCGGTGGTCAGCGCCAGCGGATTGCAATTGCACGTTGCCTGACCTTAAAACCCGAGATTTTAATCTGTGATGAATCGGTTTCGGCGCTGGATGTATCAGTACAGGCGCAGGTGCTGAATTTACTACAAGATTTACAGGATGAATTTGGACTGAGCTATATCTTTATTTCGCATGATTTGTCGGTAGTAAAATATATTTCTGATCAGATCATGGTGATGAATCATGGGGAGCTGGTGGAAATTGCCAATTCGGATGAGCTGTATCAATCCCCACAGCATGAATATACCAAGCGTTTACTCGGTGCCATTCCGCAAGGGATTCCACAAAGTGCCTGA
- a CDS encoding ABC transporter permease → MLSAIFKKEQAAEVAPESASTGLWQLAMRRLKRDRIAMFSLYVVLFYLLLLVLSMSGLIAKDWNKEVAVSYAPPSFISAAPVPAGSDAEQGTESVAVPVNPVDPLKDVIAELNAEIAAEQGAGAGIDYYGVVDPLAEDMKAINQELGGQLMDESGELKQSLVFGADKWGQDVLQKTIKGAETSILVGLIAAFVAVLIGTALGAIAGYFGGWVDDVLNWFYNIFTSIPYLLLVLAIAAVLQQKGILSIILILGLTGWTGVFRLVRAEYMKHTAREYVLAAKAIGVSNMRRMFVHIFPNVSHIALVQMSILVVAFIKSEVILSFLGFGVPIGVVSWGSMLNEAQSELILGKWWQLAAASIAMAVLVTAFSMFTDALRDALDPKLK, encoded by the coding sequence ATGCTGAGTGCGATATTTAAAAAAGAACAAGCGGCTGAAGTAGCACCTGAATCGGCTTCAACAGGATTATGGCAACTGGCCATGCGCCGTTTGAAACGTGACCGGATTGCCATGTTTTCCCTGTATGTGGTGCTGTTTTATCTGCTGCTGCTGGTACTGTCAATGAGCGGCCTAATTGCCAAAGACTGGAATAAAGAAGTGGCGGTCAGCTATGCACCGCCGAGTTTTATCAGTGCAGCGCCAGTTCCGGCTGGATCTGATGCAGAACAGGGTACAGAATCTGTTGCTGTACCGGTCAATCCAGTTGATCCTTTAAAAGATGTCATTGCTGAATTGAATGCTGAAATTGCTGCTGAGCAGGGTGCTGGTGCAGGCATCGATTATTATGGCGTGGTCGATCCGCTGGCAGAAGACATGAAGGCCATTAATCAGGAGCTCGGCGGCCAGCTGATGGATGAAAGTGGGGAACTCAAGCAAAGTCTGGTCTTCGGCGCCGATAAATGGGGACAGGATGTTTTACAGAAAACCATCAAGGGGGCTGAAACCTCGATTCTGGTTGGATTGATTGCAGCCTTTGTCGCTGTACTGATTGGGACTGCACTGGGTGCAATAGCAGGGTATTTTGGTGGTTGGGTCGATGATGTCCTCAACTGGTTTTATAATATCTTTACCTCAATTCCCTATCTGTTGCTGGTTTTGGCCATTGCCGCAGTGTTACAGCAGAAAGGTATTTTATCAATCATCCTGATTTTAGGTCTGACTGGCTGGACCGGGGTCTTCCGTTTGGTTCGTGCCGAATACATGAAACATACGGCACGTGAATATGTGCTGGCTGCCAAGGCGATTGGCGTGAGTAATATGCGTCGTATGTTTGTCCATATTTTTCCCAATGTCAGCCATATTGCCCTGGTACAGATGTCTATTCTGGTGGTGGCATTTATCAAGTCTGAAGTCATTTTGAGCTTCCTTGGTTTCGGTGTGCCTATCGGGGTAGTGTCATGGGGCAGTATGCTAAATGAAGCGCAAAGCGAGCTGATTTTGGGTAAATGGTGGCAACTGGCGGCAGCCTCAATCGCCATGGCGGTATTGGTAACTGCTTTCTCGATGTTTACCGATGCACTCCGTGATGCATTAGATCCAAAACTGAAATAG
- a CDS encoding ABC transporter permease, producing MLAYIIRRLWQMIPTMLGVILLIFLLFNWVGGDPAYILAGKMANAEQIENIRQQLGVDQPYYVQLWIFIKQILTFDYGVSWSTGESVAQIITTRLGPSLTILIPLTILQTIISIILALGVASVRGSLTDRMIMMLCTIGMSISILVYIIVFQYFLAYELSWFPVQGWSDNFADNLFKYALLPVLIMLVVSIAPTLRLYRSFVLDEVNQDYVRTARAKGLGENRIMGVHVLRNASIPIITDVMAGLPALLIGAFLIERFFGIPGIGREVIIAVERSDFPVIKAITVYVAAATMIFNLIADLIYKWVDPRVQLK from the coding sequence ATGCTGGCATATATTATTCGACGGCTTTGGCAAATGATCCCGACCATGCTTGGGGTGATTTTGCTGATATTCCTGCTGTTTAACTGGGTAGGTGGAGACCCTGCCTATATTCTGGCCGGTAAAATGGCCAATGCGGAACAGATTGAAAACATCCGTCAGCAACTGGGTGTGGATCAACCGTATTACGTACAACTCTGGATCTTTATCAAGCAGATTTTAACCTTTGATTATGGGGTGAGCTGGAGCACCGGGGAGTCGGTGGCACAGATTATCACTACCCGTTTGGGGCCCTCACTGACCATTTTGATTCCACTGACCATTCTGCAAACTATTATTTCTATCATTTTGGCTTTGGGGGTGGCTTCGGTTCGTGGTTCTTTGACTGATCGCATGATCATGATGCTGTGTACGATCGGTATGTCGATCAGTATTCTGGTATACATCATCGTGTTCCAGTATTTCCTGGCTTATGAATTGAGCTGGTTTCCGGTACAGGGCTGGAGTGATAATTTCGCCGATAATCTTTTCAAATATGCCTTGTTACCTGTGCTGATTATGTTGGTGGTCAGTATCGCACCAACACTACGCCTGTATCGTAGTTTCGTACTGGATGAAGTTAATCAGGACTATGTACGTACTGCGCGTGCCAAAGGCCTGGGTGAAAACCGTATCATGGGCGTGCATGTCTTGCGCAATGCCTCGATTCCGATTATTACCGATGTCATGGCAGGACTTCCGGCACTGCTGATCGGTGCTTTCCTGATTGAACGTTTTTTTGGTATTCCTGGAATTGGCCGTGAAGTCATTATTGCGGTAGAACGTTCCGATTTTCCTGTGATTAAAGCCATTACGGTCTATGTTGCTGCTGCGACCATGATATTCAACCTGATTGCCGATCTGATCTATAAATGGGTCGATCCGCGTGTACAGTTGAAGTAG
- a CDS encoding M3 family metallopeptidase — MKSKSLKLSTLCLMIMGGYQGVAADTQVQLLPLFKAAEIPSLCDASLASMQKDIQIFENKKIKNKAKAGPYLAEWDELHAKARDFGAAVGLYSNVDPDPALRQAADDCELKISKYQTTLYQNPKLYAQFKKLKASDPIDQKFLEDILEQFENTGVQLSAEKQKRLKEIIEESTKLGQDFSKNVRDNPEKVEFTPAEMKGLPESYIANLKKNEKGNYLLGFDYPEYQPFMELAESDEARKRYQTAYTRRGTEQNLQFMKKAIDLRYEMAQLFDKESYAHSALEFRMAKTPEAVNGFLDEVYAKVAPLEKQDVEQLRQFKAETLKVPLEKAEITRWNQGYWSEKLRQAKYKVDQEKLRDYFPTEASQKWLFAISSELYGIEFKPVKVKAWHDEVEYYAVHDKATGEFLGGLYVDKYPREGKYGHAAVWGAYGGSTLNQRRPVSVLVTNFNRKGLNSNELETFVHEMGHALHGILSKTRYTEQSGTSVERDFVEAPSQMYEEWARRLETLSKVAAYCEPACPRVDAAMTERLKNVKNYGRGLHYARQALYAQYDMALHGKDAKNIEPLKLWQDMEGKTALGYVSGQQFPGQFGHLMGGYQAGYYSYMWSEVIALDMLSSFGDQLMDKKVGAHYRNTVLAQGGQKHGEQMVKDFLGRDPDSKAFFNEISGKN; from the coding sequence ATGAAATCAAAGTCTTTAAAATTAAGTACCTTATGTTTAATGATAATGGGGGGATATCAAGGTGTAGCGGCAGATACCCAAGTACAGCTGCTGCCATTGTTCAAGGCTGCAGAAATTCCGTCTTTATGTGATGCCAGTCTGGCTTCCATGCAAAAAGATATCCAGATATTTGAAAATAAGAAAATTAAAAATAAAGCCAAGGCAGGGCCTTATCTGGCTGAATGGGATGAGTTGCATGCCAAAGCCCGGGATTTCGGTGCTGCAGTAGGACTATATAGTAATGTCGATCCGGATCCTGCATTGCGTCAGGCAGCCGATGACTGTGAACTTAAAATCAGCAAATACCAGACCACCCTGTATCAGAATCCTAAACTGTATGCCCAGTTCAAGAAACTGAAAGCCAGCGATCCGATTGATCAGAAATTTTTAGAAGATATTCTGGAACAGTTTGAGAATACCGGGGTACAACTCAGTGCAGAAAAACAGAAACGACTGAAAGAAATTATTGAAGAAAGTACCAAACTGGGGCAGGATTTTTCCAAAAATGTGCGGGATAACCCTGAAAAAGTTGAATTTACTCCAGCTGAAATGAAAGGCCTGCCAGAAAGTTACATCGCAAATTTAAAGAAAAATGAAAAGGGCAATTATCTGCTTGGCTTTGATTATCCGGAATACCAGCCTTTTATGGAGCTGGCAGAAAGTGATGAAGCACGCAAACGTTACCAGACCGCTTACACGCGTCGCGGGACCGAACAAAACCTGCAATTCATGAAAAAAGCCATTGATCTGCGTTATGAAATGGCACAACTTTTTGATAAGGAAAGCTATGCCCATTCTGCGCTTGAATTCCGCATGGCCAAAACTCCGGAAGCAGTGAACGGTTTTCTGGATGAGGTTTATGCCAAAGTTGCACCTTTAGAAAAGCAGGATGTAGAACAATTACGTCAGTTCAAGGCTGAAACTTTAAAAGTTCCACTAGAAAAAGCAGAAATTACACGCTGGAATCAGGGTTACTGGAGTGAAAAACTGCGTCAGGCCAAATACAAGGTTGACCAGGAAAAATTGCGGGATTATTTCCCGACAGAAGCATCGCAAAAATGGTTATTCGCTATTTCTTCGGAACTCTATGGCATTGAGTTCAAGCCGGTGAAAGTCAAGGCCTGGCATGATGAAGTGGAATATTATGCGGTACATGACAAAGCAACGGGCGAATTCTTGGGCGGATTATATGTCGATAAATACCCGCGTGAAGGTAAATATGGGCATGCAGCTGTCTGGGGAGCTTATGGCGGCAGTACCCTGAATCAGCGTCGTCCGGTATCGGTACTGGTGACCAATTTTAACCGTAAGGGCTTGAATAGCAACGAGCTGGAAACCTTTGTGCATGAAATGGGTCATGCCTTGCACGGGATTCTATCGAAAACCCGCTATACAGAACAGTCTGGTACCTCGGTAGAGCGTGACTTTGTAGAAGCACCATCACAGATGTATGAAGAGTGGGCACGCCGTCTGGAAACCTTGTCAAAAGTAGCGGCTTACTGTGAGCCGGCATGTCCTCGGGTGGATGCTGCCATGACCGAGCGCTTAAAGAATGTGAAGAATTACGGCCGAGGCCTGCATTATGCCCGTCAGGCTTTATATGCCCAATATGATATGGCCTTGCATGGTAAAGATGCAAAAAACATTGAGCCTTTAAAACTCTGGCAGGATATGGAAGGCAAGACCGCCTTGGGTTATGTCAGCGGTCAGCAGTTCCCGGGACAGTTCGGGCATCTGATGGGCGGCTATCAGGCAGGTTACTACAGCTATATGTGGTCTGAAGTCATTGCCCTGGATATGCTTTCATCCTTTGGTGATCAGCTCATGGACAAGAAAGTCGGTGCGCATTATCGTAATACGGTCCTGGCTCAAGGCGGACAAAAGCATGGCGAGCAAATGGTGAAAGACTTCTTGGGTCGTGATCCGGACAGCAAAGCTTTCTTTAATGAAATCTCTGGAAAAAATTAA
- a CDS encoding ABC transporter substrate-binding protein: protein MNVNKNTLKKLASGVLVAGLMMAGSASTWAANPANPNKVLKTVFLAAETGFDPGYIHDRYSAKINSAIFETLFTYDYLASPAKLVPLTAVSLPQVSADGLTYTIKIKKGIYFADDPVFAGKKRELTAYDYAYSLKRLLDPKLHSPNSWLLDGRIKGLEAWTALTKKNGKAYENPFEGIQTPDRYTLVLKLNNPDQNFPMLLAHGPAAAVAREVIEKYKDKAGWVMNRPVGTGPYVLSRWTPGSRIILKPNPAYRGFVWDFKASGAEDQAIVKAMQGKKMPQIGTIDVRVIEEAQSRMLAFKKNELDLLEIEGDIVVQALDGDKLKPELAQQGVKLSRILEPSISYHYWNMQNPVVGGFAPEKIALRRAMAMAFSVENMINVLLKGDGAKLHMPIPPGVAGYSPSYKSSIPYSVKAANMLLDRYNYKIGADGWRKTPEGKPLVIELITGNTSRGQQQGEFWKKTLDSIHIQLTSKAMPFAEGIKLEKQCKTMFKSSAWIADYPDADNFMQLFYGKNVNVTNNACFKHPEFDRLYEQTQSMPPGPERDLLYRKMTRILEVNMPTLMLYSTYRNALTQPQIIGHKSHPILSSEWMYIDINTKK, encoded by the coding sequence ATGAATGTGAATAAAAATACTTTAAAAAAACTGGCCAGTGGGGTGTTAGTAGCCGGTTTGATGATGGCAGGGAGTGCATCGACATGGGCTGCCAATCCTGCCAACCCGAATAAGGTTTTAAAAACAGTATTTCTGGCAGCTGAAACCGGTTTTGATCCGGGTTATATCCATGACCGTTATTCGGCCAAGATTAATTCGGCGATTTTTGAGACCTTATTTACCTATGACTATCTGGCCTCGCCGGCAAAATTAGTGCCATTGACTGCAGTCAGTCTGCCTCAAGTGAGTGCAGATGGCCTGACTTATACCATCAAAATAAAAAAGGGTATTTACTTTGCCGATGATCCGGTCTTTGCGGGAAAAAAACGTGAACTGACCGCTTATGACTATGCTTATAGCTTGAAACGTCTACTGGACCCAAAGCTGCATTCACCGAACAGCTGGTTGCTGGATGGTCGAATCAAGGGGCTGGAAGCATGGACGGCCCTAACCAAAAAGAATGGCAAAGCCTATGAAAATCCGTTTGAAGGGATTCAGACCCCAGACCGCTATACCTTGGTCTTAAAGCTGAATAATCCGGATCAGAACTTTCCGATGTTGCTAGCACATGGGCCGGCCGCTGCGGTAGCTCGTGAAGTGATTGAAAAATATAAAGACAAGGCGGGTTGGGTCATGAATAGACCAGTGGGAACTGGTCCTTATGTGCTCAGCCGCTGGACACCAGGCTCACGGATTATCTTAAAACCAAATCCGGCTTATCGTGGTTTTGTCTGGGACTTTAAAGCCAGTGGTGCAGAAGATCAGGCGATTGTAAAAGCCATGCAGGGCAAAAAAATGCCTCAAATCGGCACTATTGATGTGCGTGTTATTGAAGAAGCGCAATCCCGGATGCTGGCATTTAAGAAAAATGAACTGGACCTGCTCGAAATTGAGGGCGATATCGTCGTACAGGCCCTCGATGGTGACAAATTAAAGCCTGAGCTGGCTCAGCAGGGAGTGAAGCTGTCACGTATTTTAGAGCCCTCCATTAGCTACCATTACTGGAATATGCAAAACCCGGTTGTGGGTGGTTTCGCGCCAGAAAAAATTGCCTTACGTCGTGCCATGGCGATGGCATTTTCTGTAGAAAACATGATCAATGTATTACTTAAGGGAGATGGAGCAAAACTGCACATGCCTATTCCCCCAGGAGTAGCAGGCTATTCACCGTCCTATAAAAGCAGTATTCCCTATTCAGTCAAAGCAGCCAACATGTTGCTCGACCGCTATAACTACAAGATCGGTGCAGATGGCTGGCGGAAAACGCCTGAAGGTAAACCTCTGGTGATTGAACTGATTACTGGGAATACCAGTCGGGGCCAGCAGCAGGGTGAATTCTGGAAAAAGACCCTGGACAGTATCCATATTCAGCTGACCAGTAAGGCCATGCCATTCGCTGAAGGCATCAAGCTGGAAAAGCAATGTAAAACCATGTTCAAGAGTTCTGCATGGATTGCCGATTATCCAGATGCCGACAACTTTATGCAGCTGTTCTATGGCAAGAATGTCAATGTCACCAACAATGCTTGTTTCAAGCATCCTGAATTTGACCGTCTTTACGAACAAACCCAGAGCATGCCACCAGGTCCGGAGCGTGATCTGCTCTACCGCAAAATGACCCGGATTCTGGAAGTCAACATGCCGACCCTGATGCTCTATAGCACCTACCGTAATGCCTTGACCCAACCCCAAATTATTGGACATAAGTCCCATCCGATTCTGTCTTCAGAATGGATGTATATCGATATTAATACGAAAAAGTAA
- a CDS encoding ABC transporter substrate-binding protein produces MTILALAMTTGQTSWAKSSAHPDKVLNLAFEAPDDGFDMVKTYNFYSGSVAEAIFEPLLRYDYLARPAILAPNTAESLPKVEQDGKVYTFKVKPGIYFSDDPAFQGKKRELVARDYIYSMQRIMDPKNHSPSFSFIEGKILGADQVIQQAKKTGKFNYDAPIAGLKALDKYTLQITLTRSDLNFPYILAYVAFAGTAREVIEHYGDRVGQHPVGTGAYQLHKYVPRSRIELTANPNYRGFVWNFKGDGSEWDQRIVKVMQGKQMPQIGKVKISIIEEEQSRWLALKSGQLDYDKLTASGAEQALENKQLKSEYKKKGILHYPNKEPEITYTIMNMRDPVIGGNSLEKIALRRAIALSYNQKEAIQQLYKGHAVKAEMILPEGVGGYNPNYRSSIAYNPLLANKLLDRFGYKKGADGYRTLPDGKPLVLKMNSTSSSSSVISAELWKKNLDAIGVKVEFKVSNFADNLKEATQCKHMMWGGAWIADYPEGENFAQLLYGPNAQQGNLSCYTSKAYDALYQTAMKLPPQQRTPYYEQMNRQMEADNPWILHNTRIRNWLIHPHVQGFKAHPVTRAVWQYMDIEPVKK; encoded by the coding sequence ATGACAATTTTGGCCTTGGCCATGACTACGGGGCAAACCTCCTGGGCAAAATCATCTGCACATCCGGATAAAGTTTTAAACTTGGCTTTCGAAGCACCTGATGATGGTTTTGATATGGTCAAAACCTATAATTTTTATAGTGGTAGCGTTGCTGAAGCTATTTTTGAGCCTCTATTGCGTTATGACTATCTGGCGCGGCCGGCAATCTTGGCTCCAAATACAGCTGAATCTTTACCCAAGGTTGAGCAGGATGGCAAAGTTTATACCTTTAAAGTCAAGCCAGGAATTTATTTCAGTGATGATCCGGCATTTCAGGGCAAAAAGCGTGAACTGGTGGCGCGTGATTATATCTACTCCATGCAAAGGATCATGGATCCCAAAAATCATTCTCCTTCTTTTTCTTTTATTGAGGGGAAAATCCTTGGGGCAGATCAGGTCATCCAGCAGGCTAAAAAAACGGGAAAATTTAACTATGATGCTCCGATTGCCGGTTTAAAAGCCCTAGATAAATATACCTTACAAATTACCCTGACCCGTTCAGACCTGAACTTTCCTTATATTCTGGCCTATGTCGCTTTTGCTGGTACTGCACGCGAAGTCATCGAACATTATGGCGATCGGGTAGGTCAGCATCCAGTCGGAACAGGGGCATACCAGTTACACAAATATGTGCCGCGTAGCCGTATTGAGTTAACTGCTAATCCAAATTATCGCGGTTTTGTCTGGAACTTTAAGGGGGATGGTTCAGAGTGGGATCAACGGATTGTCAAGGTCATGCAAGGCAAGCAGATGCCACAAATTGGCAAGGTCAAAATTAGTATTATTGAAGAAGAACAATCACGCTGGCTGGCCTTAAAATCTGGACAATTAGACTATGACAAACTGACTGCAAGCGGCGCTGAACAGGCACTGGAAAATAAACAGCTGAAAAGTGAATACAAGAAAAAAGGCATTCTGCATTATCCGAATAAAGAACCGGAAATCACCTATACCATCATGAATATGCGTGATCCGGTGATTGGTGGGAACTCCCTGGAAAAAATTGCACTACGCCGTGCTATTGCCTTGTCCTATAACCAGAAAGAAGCCATCCAGCAGCTATATAAAGGGCATGCTGTTAAAGCTGAAATGATTCTTCCTGAAGGTGTGGGTGGATATAACCCGAATTATAGAAGCAGCATTGCCTACAACCCATTGCTTGCCAATAAACTGCTCGATCGTTTTGGCTACAAGAAAGGCGCCGACGGTTACCGCACCTTGCCTGATGGCAAGCCATTGGTTCTGAAAATGAACTCGACCAGCTCAAGCTCTTCGGTGATTTCTGCGGAGCTATGGAAAAAGAACTTGGATGCAATCGGGGTGAAAGTTGAGTTTAAGGTCAGTAATTTTGCTGACAATCTAAAAGAAGCCACCCAATGCAAACATATGATGTGGGGGGGAGCCTGGATTGCGGACTATCCGGAAGGGGAAAACTTTGCCCAGTTACTGTATGGGCCAAATGCGCAGCAAGGCAACCTGAGTTGCTATACCTCAAAAGCCTACGACGCATTGTACCAGACCGCGATGAAACTGCCGCCGCAGCAGCGGACGCCATATTATGAGCAGATGAACCGTCAGATGGAAGCCGATAATCCATGGATTCTGCACAATACCCGTATACGCAACTGGTTGATTCATCCGCATGTACAGGGCTTTAAGGCCCATCCGGTGACCAGAGCAGTTTGGCAATATATGGATATTGAACCTGTTAAAAAATAA